In Nostoc sp. UHCC 0926, a single genomic region encodes these proteins:
- a CDS encoding peptidylprolyl isomerase, translating to MSQTITITNEDILEQVKLSGKITEIIEEIVNRKVVENAAFEAGIKVETEELQKAADQLRLMNQLQSADHTWAWLEKQGLSLDDFEKLNYTNLISNKLFRHLFADKVEPYFFQHQLDYACVVLYEVILNDEDLAIELFYAIQEGEVSFYDVAHKYIQDIELRRKGGYRGIVYRQDLKPEISAGVFAAKPPQLLKPIVSSKGVHLILVEEIIQLELDNALYQKIASNLFSEWIKEQIAKIDVVKQLNSNCLSSNSEA from the coding sequence ATGTCTCAAACTATTACAATTACCAACGAAGACATTCTTGAGCAAGTCAAGCTATCTGGCAAAATTACTGAGATAATTGAAGAGATTGTCAACCGCAAGGTTGTAGAAAATGCCGCATTTGAGGCGGGTATCAAAGTAGAGACTGAGGAACTTCAGAAAGCAGCAGACCAATTGCGATTAATGAATCAACTTCAGAGTGCTGACCATACCTGGGCATGGCTAGAAAAACAAGGTCTGTCTCTAGATGATTTTGAAAAACTGAATTACACTAACTTAATTAGTAATAAATTATTTCGGCATCTGTTTGCAGATAAAGTTGAACCCTATTTCTTTCAACATCAACTAGACTATGCGTGTGTAGTGCTATATGAGGTTATCTTAAATGACGAAGATTTAGCAATAGAACTTTTCTATGCCATCCAGGAAGGTGAGGTGAGTTTCTATGATGTTGCTCACAAATATATCCAGGACATAGAGTTACGTCGAAAAGGCGGATATCGGGGGATAGTGTATCGTCAGGATTTAAAGCCAGAAATTTCTGCTGGTGTTTTTGCGGCTAAACCACCGCAGCTTCTCAAACCGATTGTTAGTTCTAAGGGAGTACACCTGATTTTGGTGGAGGAGATTATTCAACTGGAATTGGATAATGCCCTATACCAAAAAATTGCTTCAAATTTGTTTTCTGAATGGATAAAGGAGCAAATCGCTAAAATTGATGTTGTTAAGCAGTTAAACTCTAATTGTTTAAGCTCTAATTCCGAAGCCTAA
- a CDS encoding helix-turn-helix domain-containing protein, which translates to MKSETKYTNITSSKYLTSFQRKLLLGSLEKSLPESYRQRIEIMLLADEGKTQRSICQILGCCPATARHWTHIARTGMAHQWLDCPIGRPKAVNDQYLERLKELINSSPRDHGYAFRRWTANWLGKHLAKEFEIEVSDRHIKRLLKQMGLSTLPKPNNAEQNSTEQAQGSKILIADLKSAAIPDNTEFLFINFPKLGKDLDIHGARYIRSVSNSATVQQYSGLFSFDRGISTLSSTS; encoded by the coding sequence ATGAAAAGTGAAACAAAATATACAAATATCACTAGCAGTAAGTATTTAACATCATTTCAACGGAAATTACTGTTAGGAAGTTTGGAAAAAAGTTTACCTGAATCTTACCGACAGCGGATTGAAATCATGTTGTTGGCAGATGAGGGAAAAACTCAAAGGTCAATTTGTCAAATTTTGGGGTGTTGTCCAGCAACAGCACGACATTGGACACACATAGCCAGAACTGGGATGGCGCATCAATGGCTAGATTGCCCCATTGGTCGCCCGAAGGCTGTGAATGATCAGTATTTAGAGCGTTTGAAGGAATTAATTAACAGTAGTCCCCGCGATCATGGCTATGCTTTTCGCCGCTGGACAGCTAACTGGCTTGGGAAACATCTAGCAAAAGAATTTGAGATTGAGGTAAGCGATCGCCACATCAAGCGACTGCTCAAACAGATGGGATTATCCACACTACCAAAACCTAACAATGCTGAACAAAACAGCACTGAACAGGCTCAAGGTTCCAAAATTTTGATTGCTGACCTCAAATCGGCAGCTATTCCAGATAATACCGAATTTTTATTTATTAACTTTCCAAAATTAGGAAAAGATTTAGACATTCATGGCGCAAGATATATCCGCTCAGTTAGTAACTCTGCAACAGTTCAACAATACTCTGGGTTATTCTCTTTCGACAGAGGAATTTCAACACTGTCTTCAACAAGTTAA
- a CDS encoding dolichyl-phosphate-mannose--protein mannosyltransferase, whose amino-acid sequence MNKKWFRIGMVSVFLLSLALRFWGLERFNTLVFDEVYFAKFGNNYLTHTPFFNAHPPLSQYIIGIGIWIGSHIPFWHDTVNGLTGSMRSPWTYRWLNALTGSFIPLVVAAIAYQLSYRRSFAILAGLFTACDGIFLVESRYALSNIYIVIFGLLGHWFLLLALDNQNRRRSFWLVFAGITFGASVGTKWNGLWFLSGAYLIWIAAWVIRGMHSFSNSKLIFTSLSLKEVESRSQEAEVSTYSPSSQTPLQNLTQLNIFQMLFYLVIIPAFIYSIIWIPHLQLDKTYGFIAVHQQILKFHLHLGGNSPNVHPYCAAWYKWPLMTRPMAYYYQTAESITEPLPVMGPPLPAGAGQVIYDVHAMGNPFLWWFGVAAILFLVGMLVSQLVIFWVKEKRFSVPATLSVDTWIALYLVINYAANLLPWVKVTRCVFIYHYMCAVVFVFLAIAWFVDQCLRSYYQQLRAVGVTITFIILVAFIFWMPVYLGLPLSPNGYKLRMWFNSWI is encoded by the coding sequence ATGAATAAAAAGTGGTTCCGAATTGGGATGGTGAGTGTATTTCTTCTCTCACTCGCCTTGAGGTTTTGGGGACTGGAGCGATTCAACACTCTGGTATTTGATGAAGTTTACTTTGCGAAATTCGGTAATAATTATCTCACGCATACGCCATTTTTTAATGCCCATCCGCCGCTGAGTCAATATATTATTGGTATCGGCATTTGGATTGGCAGTCACATTCCTTTTTGGCACGATACTGTCAATGGGCTGACAGGTTCAATGCGATCGCCTTGGACTTATCGTTGGTTAAATGCCCTCACAGGCTCATTTATCCCTTTAGTTGTGGCTGCGATCGCTTATCAATTGAGTTATCGTCGTAGCTTTGCAATCTTAGCAGGTTTGTTCACAGCTTGTGATGGTATCTTTCTGGTTGAGTCTCGCTACGCTTTAAGTAATATTTATATCGTCATCTTTGGTTTGTTAGGGCACTGGTTTTTATTATTGGCATTAGATAACCAAAATCGGCGACGTTCATTTTGGTTAGTTTTTGCTGGTATTACTTTTGGTGCGTCAGTCGGTACTAAGTGGAATGGTTTATGGTTTCTGTCAGGTGCTTATCTCATTTGGATAGCAGCTTGGGTAATTCGGGGAATGCATTCTTTTTCTAACTCCAAACTTATTTTTACGTCCCTCTCATTGAAGGAGGTAGAAAGCAGGAGTCAGGAAGCAGAAGTTAGTACTTATTCTCCCTCATCTCAGACACCACTACAAAACTTGACTCAACTAAATATTTTTCAGATGCTGTTTTATCTAGTAATTATCCCAGCTTTTATCTACAGCATCATCTGGATTCCCCACCTTCAACTAGATAAAACATATGGATTCATTGCAGTACATCAGCAAATTTTGAAGTTTCACCTGCATTTAGGTGGCAATAGTCCTAACGTGCATCCTTACTGTGCTGCCTGGTACAAATGGCCGTTGATGACTCGACCAATGGCATATTATTATCAAACGGCTGAAAGTATCACCGAACCATTACCTGTGATGGGGCCGCCTTTACCTGCCGGTGCTGGACAAGTTATTTATGATGTCCATGCAATGGGTAATCCATTTTTGTGGTGGTTTGGTGTCGCTGCAATATTGTTTTTAGTAGGGATGCTGGTGTCACAATTAGTGATTTTTTGGGTGAAGGAAAAGCGTTTTTCTGTGCCTGCAACTCTTAGTGTTGATACTTGGATTGCCTTGTATTTAGTTATAAATTATGCTGCTAACTTATTACCTTGGGTGAAGGTGACGAGGTGCGTTTTTATCTACCACTATATGTGTGCAGTAGTGTTTGTATTTTTAGCGATCGCTTGGTTTGTTGATCAGTGTCTTCGCAGTTATTATCAACAACTCCGGGCGGTAGGTGTCACCATTACTTTTATCATTCTGGTTGCTTTTATTTTCTGGATGCCTGTTTATTTGGGTTTACCCCTCTCCCCTAACGGTTATAAGCTGCGAATGTGGTTCAATTCTTGGATTTAA
- a CDS encoding GNAT family N-acetyltransferase, whose amino-acid sequence MTNLLETERLIIRSWIPERDAEQAFVMYSDPEVTHFLGKASRPASIESQRQRLIEGIERTHRRNNGTGSWAIVEKETTTIVGTILLLQLPDKDGLPTQDYEVGWHLRRASWGKGYATEAGRVMLNYGFSVLNLPVIYAVVKPENHASIRVTERLGMKSMGRTNKYYGIELLLFQLDAPEEWRGRGAENKGE is encoded by the coding sequence ATGACAAATCTTTTGGAAACCGAACGCTTGATTATTCGCAGTTGGATACCCGAACGCGATGCCGAGCAAGCCTTTGTAATGTACAGTGACCCTGAAGTTACGCACTTTCTCGGTAAAGCTTCTCGCCCCGCAAGCATTGAGTCACAGCGTCAGCGCTTGATTGAAGGTATCGAGCGAACGCACCGACGCAACAATGGTACTGGATCTTGGGCAATTGTCGAAAAGGAAACTACAACAATTGTGGGAACTATCCTTCTGTTACAATTGCCCGACAAAGATGGTTTACCCACTCAAGATTATGAGGTAGGCTGGCACTTGAGGCGAGCTTCTTGGGGTAAAGGGTATGCAACAGAAGCAGGACGAGTTATGCTCAACTACGGATTTAGTGTTTTGAACTTGCCAGTGATTTATGCCGTAGTGAAGCCAGAAAATCATGCTTCAATCCGTGTAACAGAACGATTGGGTATGAAATCAATGGGGCGGACAAACAAGTATTACGGTATTGAACTACTCCTGTTCCAACTAGATGCACCTGAAGAATGGAGGGGCAGAGGGGCAGAGAATAAGGGAGAATAA
- a CDS encoding peptidase domain-containing ABC transporter, which yields MAQDISAQLVTLQQFNNTLGYSLSTEEFQHCLQQVKFINPKVGKFWQGTDVESGIYIAIAGKVRLLSSADELIATLEVGDSFGEFTLFNEGDFKPYAARASVNLQLCFVPGEVLWPLMARYPQIREHLWAKTLSRNPQQVDSDNPPSDSKRFHETKILSTPAVEPREKKISKAYFPNSTQRVGHLLQQVIRRYPFFAQQSGSDCGAACLVMVSRYWGKNFSVNRLRDIANVDRNGSSLRGLSAAAESIGFATRPVKANLDQLAKQKLPAIAHWEGKHYIVVYEITPKHVIVADPAIGQCSLSRAEFKANWTGYTLLLQPTAMLKDTKETSTPFWQFFELIKPHSLVMLEVFVASLFIQIFGLVTPLFTQLILDRVVVQRSELTLTAVGLGLLIFSLFRVAMTGLRQYLLDHTANKLDLALIVGFIRHTLRLPLSYFESRYVGDIISRVQENRKIQRFLSGEALSILLDLVTVFIYLGLMFWYSWKMALLVLVIVPPFFLLALIATPFLQKISREIFNAVANESSYLIEALSGVRTVKSTAVEQTVRWHWEELLTKEVKTNFSGQVISNRLQIFSNTIEAVVTTVLLWFGAYQVIHNELTIGQLVAFNMLLGNIIRPFQRLTVLWNQLQEVVIAVERINDVLDAEPEEDLQHQARQSLPPIQGNIRFDNVTFRYHPEGDINVLENLSFEVHSGQMVALVGRSGSGKTTISKLVLGLYPPTNGKVLIDGQDITSLSLRSLREQVGVVDQDTFLFGGTIRENISLAHPGATLAEIIEAARLAGADEFIKKLPMGYETQIGEGGGMLSGGQRQRIAIAKALLGNPKLLVLDEATSHLDAESERIIQTNLNTILKGRTTLVIAHRLSTVRHADLILVLDRGVLVESGTHQELMAKRGHYFYLNHQQLDVAG from the coding sequence ATGGCGCAAGATATATCCGCTCAGTTAGTAACTCTGCAACAGTTCAACAATACTCTGGGTTATTCTCTTTCGACAGAGGAATTTCAACACTGTCTTCAACAAGTTAAATTTATCAACCCGAAAGTCGGCAAATTCTGGCAAGGAACTGATGTTGAATCGGGTATATATATTGCGATCGCTGGTAAGGTCAGGTTGCTCTCTAGCGCTGATGAGTTAATTGCCACTTTAGAGGTAGGTGACTCATTTGGAGAATTTACCTTGTTTAATGAGGGTGACTTTAAACCTTACGCTGCCAGGGCTTCAGTAAACTTGCAACTGTGCTTTGTTCCGGGTGAAGTATTGTGGCCATTGATGGCTAGATATCCCCAAATTCGGGAGCATTTGTGGGCTAAGACGCTATCTCGTAACCCTCAACAGGTGGACTCAGATAATCCCCCATCTGACTCCAAACGATTCCATGAAACGAAGATTTTGTCAACGCCAGCAGTAGAGCCACGCGAGAAAAAGATTAGCAAAGCCTATTTTCCCAACTCCACGCAGCGAGTGGGGCATTTATTACAGCAGGTGATTCGGCGCTATCCGTTTTTTGCCCAACAGAGTGGATCGGATTGTGGTGCAGCTTGTTTAGTGATGGTGTCTCGCTATTGGGGGAAAAACTTTAGTGTAAATCGCCTGCGGGATATCGCCAATGTTGACCGTAATGGCTCGTCGCTGCGGGGGTTATCGGCGGCAGCGGAAAGTATTGGGTTTGCTACGCGACCTGTGAAAGCGAATCTTGACCAATTGGCGAAGCAAAAATTGCCTGCGATCGCCCACTGGGAAGGCAAGCATTACATTGTTGTCTACGAAATTACCCCCAAACACGTTATTGTAGCCGACCCCGCGATCGGGCAATGCAGCCTCAGCCGCGCCGAATTTAAAGCCAACTGGACTGGTTACACATTGCTGCTGCAACCGACAGCCATGCTCAAGGATACCAAAGAAACTTCTACTCCCTTTTGGCAATTCTTTGAGTTGATCAAGCCTCACTCTTTAGTAATGCTGGAAGTGTTTGTTGCTTCCTTATTTATCCAGATATTTGGACTTGTTACTCCCTTATTCACCCAGTTAATTTTAGACCGAGTAGTGGTGCAGCGTTCTGAACTAACCTTAACGGCGGTGGGGTTAGGGTTACTGATTTTTAGTTTATTCCGTGTGGCGATGACAGGGTTGCGGCAATATCTGTTAGACCATACAGCGAATAAGCTCGATTTAGCACTGATTGTGGGATTTATTCGTCATACCCTGCGGTTACCCTTGAGTTACTTTGAGTCCCGTTATGTGGGGGATATTATCTCTCGTGTACAGGAAAACCGCAAAATTCAACGCTTCCTCTCCGGTGAGGCGTTATCCATCCTACTGGATTTAGTCACTGTCTTTATCTATTTAGGATTGATGTTTTGGTACAGCTGGAAAATGGCGTTGTTGGTGTTGGTGATTGTACCGCCTTTTTTCCTGCTAGCATTGATTGCCACACCTTTTTTACAAAAGATTTCTAGAGAAATCTTTAATGCTGTTGCTAATGAAAGTAGCTATTTGATTGAAGCCCTTTCTGGTGTACGAACAGTTAAATCCACAGCCGTGGAACAGACAGTGCGTTGGCATTGGGAAGAGTTATTAACTAAGGAAGTAAAAACTAACTTTTCTGGGCAAGTTATCAGCAATCGCCTGCAAATATTCAGCAACACAATTGAAGCAGTGGTAACTACCGTTTTGCTGTGGTTTGGGGCGTACCAAGTGATTCACAACGAGTTAACCATTGGGCAATTGGTGGCATTTAATATGCTGCTGGGAAATATTATTAGACCCTTCCAACGATTAACAGTTTTGTGGAATCAATTGCAAGAAGTGGTGATTGCGGTGGAACGGATTAATGATGTGTTGGATGCAGAACCAGAAGAGGATTTGCAGCACCAGGCGCGGCAATCTTTACCACCCATTCAAGGTAATATTCGCTTTGACAACGTGACGTTTCGCTATCACCCTGAAGGCGATATCAATGTTTTGGAAAATCTCAGTTTTGAAGTACACAGCGGGCAAATGGTTGCCCTGGTGGGACGGAGTGGTTCGGGGAAAACCACGATTTCTAAGCTGGTTTTGGGGTTATATCCCCCCACAAATGGCAAAGTGTTGATTGATGGGCAGGATATTACCAGTCTTTCGTTGCGTTCTCTACGCGAGCAGGTTGGAGTAGTTGACCAAGATACCTTTTTGTTTGGCGGAACGATTCGGGAAAATATTAGCTTGGCACATCCTGGGGCAACTTTAGCAGAGATTATTGAGGCGGCACGATTGGCGGGTGCTGATGAGTTTATTAAAAAGTTACCTATGGGTTATGAAACCCAGATTGGTGAAGGAGGAGGGATGTTGTCTGGAGGACAGCGACAAAGAATTGCGATCGCTAAGGCGTTGTTAGGCAATCCCAAGCTGTTGGTTTTGGATGAAGCGACTTCCCATCTGGATGCAGAGTCAGAAAGGATTATTCAGACGAATTTAAACACAATTCTTAAGGGCAGAACTACCTTAGTAATCGCCCATCGCCTTTCAACTGTGCGTCATGCAGATTTGATTTTGGTGCTGGATCGCGGCGTGTTGGTTGAGAGTGGGACTCACCAAGAGTTGATGGCAAAGCGAGGACATTATTTTTATCTCAATCATCAGCAGTTGGATGTTGCAGGGTGA
- a CDS encoding XisI protein has protein sequence MANLEQYRQLICSILTEHTKIPYSYGNIQHETIFDREQDRYLVMILGREPVPELSPTATRRVHGCLIHLDIIDGKIWIQRDGTEEGVATELVRAGVAKDQIVLGFRSEELRKDSEFAVA, from the coding sequence ATGGCTAATCTAGAGCAATATAGGCAGCTAATTTGCAGCATTCTTACTGAACACACAAAGATTCCTTACTCTTACGGCAATATTCAGCATGAAACTATCTTTGATCGAGAACAGGATCGATATTTGGTAATGATTCTTGGTCGAGAGCCAGTGCCAGAACTCTCTCCAACTGCAACGCGTCGCGTTCACGGCTGTCTGATTCACCTTGATATTATTGATGGCAAAATTTGGATTCAACGTGATGGCACTGAAGAGGGGGTAGCAACGGAACTAGTTAGGGCTGGTGTGGCGAAGGATCAGATTGTATTGGGATTTCGGTCTGAGGAACTGAGGAAAGATTCAGAATTTGCTGTTGCATAA
- a CDS encoding element excision factor XisH family protein gives MPVRDRYHENLKNALIKDGWTVTNDPFHLKWGKKDLYVDLATEKLLIAEKGTQKIAVEIKTFSGDSEVADLEQAIGQYFTYLAVMSRNYRDRVLYIAVHEDVFTDIFEEEPLGKLILEDYKIPLIVFNPKREVIVRWLI, from the coding sequence ATGCCAGTTAGAGACCGTTACCACGAAAACTTGAAGAATGCCCTAATTAAAGATGGCTGGACTGTTACTAACGATCCCTTTCATCTAAAGTGGGGAAAAAAGGATCTTTACGTGGATTTGGCAACCGAAAAGTTGCTCATAGCAGAAAAAGGAACACAGAAGATTGCTGTAGAAATCAAAACCTTCAGTGGCGACTCAGAAGTAGCAGACCTAGAACAGGCGATTGGTCAGTACTTTACGTACCTTGCTGTCATGAGCCGCAATTATCGAGATCGGGTTTTGTATATCGCTGTTCATGAGGATGTTTTTACTGATATTTTTGAAGAAGAGCCGCTTGGTAAACTTATATTGGAAGACTACAAAATTCCTCTGATCGTTTTTAATCCAAAGCGAGAGGTTATTGTCCGATGGCTAATCTAG
- a CDS encoding HlyD family efflux transporter periplasmic adaptor subunit has product MPNTFNARVQTQIYEVEQGEEILREQTPARSTDDWAYATKDLLDSLPQVWTRGLLYFLVVFVSIILPWAMLSKVDETGTARGRLEPKGKTVRLDAAVAGTVAEIRVKEGDSVKVGQTLLVLESELVKAEMRQAQDKLEGQLNRLSQLNLSKSQLVVSLTTQQQQNQSQQLEKQAQIDQVRQNMDALRNSYNLQKDEKLAQVNQARQTLEHSQTANKLVNSSLASTEREVERYRSLWQSGVVPEINVVQKQDIAKDKQQLYEQNQSDIQQAKLRLVEQQSSYERTIRQANADIEQAQLRLKEQERSYQTLTRSSKLALLKIDEQQKNLETEITTLQAEIAQNKSQIVSLKFQLGQRELRATVNGRVFQLPIQRAGSVVQPGAMIAEIAPQGSPLIIRAQMATTESGFLRKGLPVKLKFDAYPFQDYGIVEGELFEISPTTIEVETLNGKVAAYDLEIALKQNCILSANKCIALHPGDTATAEVIVRQRRIIDFLLDPFKQLQQGGVKL; this is encoded by the coding sequence ATGCCAAACACATTCAATGCAAGGGTTCAAACCCAAATCTATGAGGTAGAACAGGGCGAGGAAATTTTAAGGGAGCAAACCCCAGCTAGATCAACTGATGATTGGGCTTATGCAACCAAGGATTTACTTGATAGCTTGCCCCAGGTTTGGACAAGGGGATTGCTGTATTTTTTGGTGGTGTTTGTATCGATTATTTTACCTTGGGCAATGCTATCTAAGGTGGATGAAACGGGTACGGCAAGAGGGCGACTTGAACCAAAGGGAAAGACGGTTAGGCTGGATGCTGCTGTAGCTGGCACTGTTGCCGAAATTCGGGTAAAGGAAGGTGATTCGGTTAAAGTTGGGCAGACTTTATTGGTGTTGGAATCGGAATTAGTTAAGGCGGAAATGCGGCAGGCACAGGATAAGTTAGAGGGACAATTAAATCGACTTTCTCAGTTAAATTTATCTAAAAGTCAGTTAGTTGTATCTTTGACAACGCAACAGCAACAAAACCAATCTCAACAGTTAGAAAAGCAGGCTCAAATTGACCAAGTGCGACAGAATATGGATGCTCTGAGGAATTCCTATAATTTACAAAAAGACGAAAAATTAGCTCAAGTCAATCAGGCACGGCAAACTCTTGAGCATAGTCAAACTGCTAATAAGTTAGTAAACAGTAGTTTAGCGAGTACCGAGCGGGAAGTTGAACGCTATCGCAGTCTTTGGCAGTCAGGAGTTGTTCCAGAAATTAATGTTGTCCAGAAGCAAGATATAGCTAAAGACAAGCAACAGTTATACGAACAAAATCAGTCAGATATTCAGCAGGCTAAATTACGTTTAGTAGAACAACAGAGTAGTTATGAGCGGACTATTCGGCAAGCAAATGCAGATATTGAACAGGCACAGTTGCGACTGAAAGAACAGGAAAGGAGTTATCAGACCTTAACTCGTTCCAGCAAGCTAGCTTTGCTAAAAATCGACGAACAACAGAAGAATTTAGAGACAGAAATTACTACGCTTCAGGCAGAAATTGCTCAAAATAAGAGTCAGATTGTTTCGTTAAAGTTTCAGTTAGGACAACGAGAGTTAAGAGCCACCGTGAATGGTAGAGTGTTTCAGTTACCGATACAACGGGCTGGGTCTGTGGTGCAGCCTGGAGCAATGATTGCGGAGATTGCACCCCAAGGTTCGCCTTTAATAATTCGGGCGCAAATGGCGACAACTGAGAGTGGTTTTTTACGAAAAGGGTTGCCAGTCAAGCTAAAGTTTGATGCTTATCCGTTTCAGGATTATGGAATAGTGGAAGGAGAATTGTTTGAGATTTCTCCTACTACCATAGAGGTGGAAACACTTAATGGAAAGGTGGCAGCTTATGATTTAGAAATTGCCCTAAAACAAAATTGTATTCTCTCGGCTAATAAGTGTATTGCCTTGCATCCTGGGGATACGGCGACAGCTGAGGTAATTGTGCGCCAGCGCCGGATTATCGATTTTCTGCTTGACCCATTTAAGCAGTTGCAACAAGGTGGGGTGAAATTGTAG
- a CDS encoding DUF29 domain-containing protein, translated as MSKATLYNQDFLLWTQQQAECLKKGRWAELDVEHLVEELEALGRSEQKELGSYLQVLLMHLLKCQYQPERKTKSWVNTISNSRNQIQDCLEDTPSLQRFLEDWEWIEKYYRRARRDAAKETQMPIETFPLEFPFTMEQVLNPDFL; from the coding sequence ATGAGTAAAGCAACACTCTACAATCAGGACTTTCTACTGTGGACACAACAACAGGCTGAGTGCCTGAAGAAAGGACGCTGGGCTGAGTTAGACGTTGAACATTTGGTAGAGGAACTAGAGGCTTTGGGTCGGAGTGAACAAAAGGAACTTGGAAGTTATTTGCAGGTGCTTTTAATGCACTTACTCAAATGCCAATATCAACCAGAGCGAAAAACCAAAAGTTGGGTTAACACAATCTCTAACAGCCGAAACCAAATTCAAGATTGCTTGGAAGATACTCCCAGTTTGCAGCGCTTTCTTGAGGATTGGGAGTGGATAGAGAAATATTATCGCCGTGCCCGTCGAGACGCAGCGAAGGAGACTCAAATGCCAATAGAAACTTTTCCCCTTGAGTTTCCTTTCACTATGGAACAAGTTCTTAATCCTGACTTCCTCTAA